One stretch of Acanthochromis polyacanthus isolate Apoly-LR-REF ecotype Palm Island chromosome 16, KAUST_Apoly_ChrSc, whole genome shotgun sequence DNA includes these proteins:
- the LOC110960243 gene encoding potassium voltage-gated channel subfamily S member 3, translating into MGYGQILHRRGKEEDQVHLNVGGARHEVDPDTLLRFPHTRLARLLRCQSEAAILELCDDYSPAEREYYFDRNPRVFLCVLNFYHTGRIHMMEELCVFSFSQEIEYWGIQELHLSPCCSNWYHERKEYIEDRDWDIRSDDQQQPSLDSSFEELSALDKDLAKFRGAWCGEVRSYVWLRLEDPGHSRASKIIAIASLSVVVISIIAMCVHSMPEFQRVDDNERPIEDPVLSILEVICIICFSAEFIIRLIVAPSRRKFLGNPLNIIDVASILPFYATLALETADEEVAEENEDLENVGKVVQVLRLMRVLRILKLARHSIGLRALGATVRHSYHEVGLLLLFLSVGISIFSALIYFAEKEEEDTDLGTIPSGWWWATITMTTVGYGDTCPVTLAGKIVATLCIICGLLVVALPITIIFNKFSKYYQRNKAMEGQCIAKPERQDPELPYYNIRDLFTESVYPFIGGLAFRNTDSSGGDDTDASSLQDIEVYDNDTCENGAAK; encoded by the coding sequence ATGGGGTATGGGCAAATCCTCCACCGGCGTGGGAAAGAGGAGGACCAGGTCCACCTCAACGTGGGAGGTGCGCGACACGAAGTGGACCCGGACACGCTGCTCCGCTTCCCCCACACCCGCCTGGCCCGCCTCCTGCGCTGCCAGAGCGAGGCGGCGATCCTGGAGCTGTGCGATGACTACAGCCCGGCCGAGAGGGAGTACTACTTCGACAGGAATCCAAGGGTGTTCCTCTGCGTGCTCAACTTCTACCACACGGGTCGCATCcacatgatggaggagctgtGCGTGTTCTCCTTCAGCCAGGAGATTGAGTACTGGGGCATCCAGGAGCTCCACCTCAGCCCCTGCTGCAGCAACTGGTACCACGAGAGGAAGGAGTACATCGAGGACAGGGACTGGGACATCAGGAGCGATGACCAGCAGCAACCCAGCTTGGACTCTTCCTTTGAGGAACTCTCTGCTCTGGATAAAGACCTGGCCAAGTTCAGAGGCGCCTGGTGTGGGGAGGTGAGGAGCTACGTTTGGCTCAGACTAGAGGATCCGGGTCACTCCAGAGCCTCAAAGATCATCGCCATAGCCTCTCTCAGCGTGGTGGTGATCTCCATCATCGCCATGTGTGTCCACAGCATGCCCGAGTTTCAGCGAGTGGACGACAACGAGAGGCCCATCGAGGACCCCGTCCTCTCCATTCTGGAGGTCATATGCATCATCTGCTTCTCCGCAGAGTTCATCATCAGGCTGATTGTCGCACCTTCCCGGAGGAAGTTCCTTGGAAACCCCTTGAACATCATCGACGTTGCTTCCATTTTACCATTTTACGCCACTTTAGCTCTGGAGACGGCCGACGAGGAGGTGGCGGAGGAGAACGAGGACTTAGAAAACGTTGGGAAGGTGGTGCAGGTTCTGCGCCTCATGAGAGTTCTCCGGATTCTCAAGCTGGCTCGACACTCCATTGGGCTGCGAGCACTGGGTGCCACCGTCCGCCACAGCTACCACGAAGTAGGCCTGCTCCTTCTCTTCCTGTCTGTGGGAATCTCCATCTTTTCTGCCCTCATCTACTTtgcagagaaggaggaggaagacacTGATCTGGGGACGATCCCTTCAGGGTGGTGGTGGGCGACGATCACCATGACCACGGTGGGTTATGGCGACACGTGTCCGGTGACGCTGGCAGGGAAGATAGTGGCCACTTTGTGTATCATCTGTGGCCTCTTGGTGGTGGCGCTGCCCATAACCATCatctttaataaattttcaaaGTACTATCAGAGAAACAAAGCCATGGAGGGACAGTGCATCGCCAAGCCTGAAAGACAAGACCCAGAACTCCCTTATTACAACATCAGGGACTTGTTCACGGAAAGCGTGTATCCCTTTATAGGAGGCCTCGCCTTCAGGAACACTGACAGCAGCGGGGGGGACGATACAGATGCCTCCAGTCTCCAGGACATCGAAGTGTATGATAATGACACTTGTGAAAATGGGGCAGCAAAATGA